A region of the Serinicoccus profundi genome:
TCCTCGACGACGCCAACGTGCTCGTCGCCATGACCCTCTACTCCGTGGCCCTGCTCACCCGGACGGTGGCCGACGGGCTCGGCTCGGTCCCGGGAGCGACCCGGCAGGCCGCGACGGCGATGGGCTACGGCGAGCTGCGGCGCACCCTGGTCGTCGACCTGCCGCTCGCCGTGCCTGTCATCACGGCCGGGTTGCGGGTCGCCGCGGTGAGCAACGTCTCGATCGTCTCGGTGGCCGCGCTCATCGGCGTCAGCCAGCTCGGTCAGCTGTTCACCGAGGGTTTCAACCGCAACGACATGGGGCCCATCCTCGTCGGGATCGGCGCCTGCGTGGCGCTGGCCCTGGTGCTCGACGCGGGGATCGCGCTGCTCTCCCGGGCCTTGACCCCGTGGCTCCGGACGGGGGTGGCCCGATGATCGGCCTCACCTGGCAGTGGCTCACCGATCCCGCCACCTGGACCGGCCCCGGCGGCATCCTCGCCCAGAGCCTCACGCACCTGCGGATCTCGCTCATCGCTCTGGTGCTCGCGGCGCTGGTCGCGGTGCCGGTCGGCCTCTTCATCGGGCATACCGGCCGCGGTCGCTGGC
Encoded here:
- a CDS encoding ABC transporter permease — protein: MAWSTIGDLLLRHLYLAGVPLLLGLLISLPLGWLATRYRWVAPPMIAGTGLLYTIPSLALFILLPLVLGTRVLDDANVLVAMTLYSVALLTRTVADGLGSVPGATRQAATAMGYGELRRTLVVDLPLAVPVITAGLRVAAVSNVSIVSVAALIGVSQLGQLFTEGFNRNDMGPILVGIGACVALALVLDAGIALLSRALTPWLRTGVAR